TGGATTAGAAAATTTTAAATCTGAAAAACCATTACTTATTCATGCAATAGTTAAGGCATTGGAAGAAGCTAATATAGATGTAAAAGATCCAAAAGTATTTTCTGCAGCAGGTGGTTTTATAAGTGGAATAGGTGATTACAGGAGTGAAAAAGGAGGATGGATGTATAAAATAAATGGAGAATTTTCATCCTCTGGAGTTACAGAATATGAACTAAAAGAAAACGATGTTATAGACATGTTCTATGTATTGGATTGGACAAACTATTATTCTGGGAAACTTGAAGCTACATCAGAAATAGCAAATGTGGGAGAAGAAGTAATTTTGAAATTTACGGCAAAAAAAGAAGAATATGGTGTAGAACATGATTATAAACCAGTTAAAGATGGAGTTATAAAAGTTAAAGGTGAAAATGAAGAAAAAGAATATGTAACTGATGATAAGGGACAAGTTAAAATTGTTTTTGATAAGCCTGGCAAATATAAGATATTGGCTGACAAACAATTGAAAGAAGGTAATATAGTTCGTCCAAGACCTTTAGTAATTGAAGTAAAAGAGAGAACAAAAATAGATAAATCAATAGACGATGCTATAAATTGGTTATTAAAAAATGATGAAGTTGATGAATGGACAATTATGGATTTGGCTCGTGCCAATAAAGAAATTCCTAAAATTTATTTGGATGAATTTAAAAAAGAGATTGAAGATAATAAGGGTAAATTTGATAGCATAACGGATTATGCTAAATATTCAATTGTGGCATCTTCATTAGGATTAGATGCAATAGATTTATTTGGATATAATCTTATAGAAAAAATATATAATCATGAAGATATTTTTGCCAAAGGATATAATGGAGGAATATTTGCTTTATTGGCATTAGATTCTAAGAATTATAAAATACCAGAAGATGCAAAATGGACTAGAGATAATATAATAAAAGGTTTATTACAAGGGCAAAAGAAAGATGGAGGATTTGCTTGGGCAGAAAATTGGGATAGTGATGTTGATTTAACTGCTATGGCTTTACAAGCATTATCCAATTATAAAGATAGAGAAGATGTAAAGACTTGTATAAAAAAAGGGTTAGATTTCTTATCGAAAAAACAACAAAAAGATGGAGGATATGTAAGTGAATTTACTGGAGATTCTAGCGAATCTGTAGCACAAGTTATATTAGCATTAACTAGTTTAGATATAGATCCTCTTAATGATAAAAGATTTATAAAAGATGCTAATTTATTAGAAAAACTATTATCTTTTCAAACAAAAGATGGAGGATTTGAACATAATATAGGGAATGGACCATCAGCAATTTCTACTGAACAAGCTTTAAGAGGACTTATTGGATATCAAAGATTTACAAATGGAAAAAGTAAGTTTTACGATATGAGAGATGCAAAATTAGTAGAATTTCCAGCAGAAACAAAAGTTAGTTTTGATGATATAGATAAAGCTTCTAATTGGGCTAAGGAATATATCATAAAAGCTAAAGAGTTAAAATTAATGGAAGGAAAAGGAAATAATAAATTTGATCCAAAGGCTGATATGACAAGAGCTGAATTTGCTACTTTATTGGTTAATTTATTAAAACTAGAAGATTCCGATATCAATGATAAAGAAAATATATTTATAGATGTTAAACCAGGTGTTTGGTACTATGATTCAGTTATGAAAGCCTATAAAGAGGGAATAATTAAAGGAAAAGGAAATAATAAATTTGAACCAGATAGTCCTATTACTAGAGAACAAATGGCAGTAATGTTAGATAGAGCTTTAAAATTAGAAACTAAAGTAGAAAAGCAGAATATAAAAGATATAGATAAAGTTTCTGATTGGGCAGTTGATTCAGTAAATCTTGTAGTTCAATTAGGCATAATGGAGGGAGTAGGAGGTAATATATTTAATCCTAAAGGAAAAGTAACTAGAGAAATGGCAGCTGCTATTATAGTAAGGATTTACGAATTGGACTAAGGTTTTTTAAGGGAGGAGCATAAATAATTGAAAAACAGAAAAATATTTGTTTTAATTTCATTAATCCTCATTTTAAGTTTAATATTTGTAGGATGCAGTAAAAAATCAAATACAGAAAAAAATAATAAAATAGAATTAAAAGAAAGCACTAAGAACGTAGAAGTGGAGGATGAAGAGAAAGAAGAAAATACAATAGAAGTAGAAAATGAAGAATCTTCTGCTACTGAGGATAAAGAATCACCTAAATCTACTACAAAAGAGGAATCTAGTAAACCAAGT
This portion of the Keratinibaculum paraultunense genome encodes:
- a CDS encoding S-layer homology domain-containing protein, producing MKKFNSNLKRLISSLMILMMILTLIPLNVFADKETKGIDVWIRIEGHDKSLVEFKKLNVEAYDISYVDGLENFKSEKPLLIHAIVKALEEANIDVKDPKVFSAAGGFISGIGDYRSEKGGWMYKINGEFSSSGVTEYELKENDVIDMFYVLDWTNYYSGKLEATSEIANVGEEVILKFTAKKEEYGVEHDYKPVKDGVIKVKGENEEKEYVTDDKGQVKIVFDKPGKYKILADKQLKEGNIVRPRPLVIEVKERTKIDKSIDDAINWLLKNDEVDEWTIMDLARANKEIPKIYLDEFKKEIEDNKGKFDSITDYAKYSIVASSLGLDAIDLFGYNLIEKIYNHEDIFAKGYNGGIFALLALDSKNYKIPEDAKWTRDNIIKGLLQGQKKDGGFAWAENWDSDVDLTAMALQALSNYKDREDVKTCIKKGLDFLSKKQQKDGGYVSEFTGDSSESVAQVILALTSLDIDPLNDKRFIKDANLLEKLLSFQTKDGGFEHNIGNGPSAISTEQALRGLIGYQRFTNGKSKFYDMRDAKLVEFPAETKVSFDDIDKASNWAKEYIIKAKELKLMEGKGNNKFDPKADMTRAEFATLLVNLLKLEDSDINDKENIFIDVKPGVWYYDSVMKAYKEGIIKGKGNNKFEPDSPITREQMAVMLDRALKLETKVEKQNIKDIDKVSDWAVDSVNLVVQLGIMEGVGGNIFNPKGKVTREMAAAIIVRIYELD